A DNA window from Spirochaeta cellobiosiphila DSM 17781 contains the following coding sequences:
- a CDS encoding thymidine kinase: MSISNEPTNYFLKSLGFPQVQIHHPANHYDFTKPGRRILVIGPMGSGKTEYSAKIWRDSQVVLKKNSFVKHHTMSGSADRREVGFFRNYLDVNRFPDYPEDSLAYRGGYISLGDHLFVVKNSFEMERIINSRIEIGTWIIDEASFYDERLVYMVKQASELRGLNFVFPTLTLNFRNEIFNSTARLLVENATDVFPLTAYCEHPDCLTDSFHTYRYYTINGDECPSLYFDPLIIIGGDVKKDNPEEPNYCTRCDEHHHLPGKEYTYLFLKPIGEAATKGDTELLYKEMDALKNKIEESRLFQDLFSRYVDVPQPREINMNALKVSYIAEKALIYLFSEWNLLSLDILKDFVNRLNLNKNYIQDRLRDNGRFVQL, from the coding sequence ATGTCTATTTCCAATGAACCTACTAATTATTTTCTAAAAAGTCTTGGTTTTCCCCAAGTACAGATTCATCACCCTGCCAATCACTATGATTTTACAAAACCAGGTAGAAGAATACTTGTTATAGGACCAATGGGGTCTGGCAAAACAGAATATTCTGCAAAGATATGGCGGGACTCACAAGTAGTCCTAAAAAAGAATTCTTTTGTCAAGCATCACACCATGTCTGGATCAGCAGATAGAAGAGAGGTCGGTTTTTTTCGTAATTATCTAGATGTCAACCGTTTTCCTGATTATCCTGAGGACTCTCTAGCTTATCGTGGAGGATACATTAGTCTCGGTGATCATCTTTTTGTTGTTAAGAATAGTTTTGAAATGGAACGCATTATTAATAGTCGAATAGAGATCGGTACCTGGATAATTGATGAAGCCTCCTTTTATGATGAACGCCTTGTTTATATGGTCAAACAAGCTTCCGAATTGAGAGGCCTCAATTTTGTATTTCCCACATTAACCTTGAACTTTCGTAATGAAATTTTTAACTCAACCGCTAGATTACTAGTTGAAAATGCTACAGATGTCTTTCCTTTAACAGCCTATTGTGAGCATCCAGATTGTTTAACAGACAGTTTTCACACTTACCGGTATTATACTATTAATGGTGATGAGTGCCCTTCTTTGTATTTCGATCCATTGATTATCATTGGGGGAGATGTTAAAAAAGACAATCCGGAAGAGCCCAATTACTGTACGAGGTGTGATGAACATCATCATTTGCCTGGAAAGGAATATACCTATCTTTTTCTTAAACCTATTGGTGAGGCGGCTACCAAAGGGGATACAGAATTGTTGTATAAAGAAATGGATGCACTGAAAAATAAAATTGAAGAGAGCCGATTGTTTCAAGACCTTTTTTCTCGATATGTAGATGTTCCCCAACCACGAGAAATCAATATGAATGCCTTGAAGGTCTCTTATATTGCAGAAAAGGCGTTAATTTATTTATTTAGTGAATGGAATCTTCTATCATTAGATATATTGAAAGATTTTGTGAATCGTTTGAATTTGAATAAAAATTACATACAGGACCGGTTACGAGATAATGGCCGATTTGTCCAATTATAG
- the pgsA gene encoding CDP-diacylglycerol--glycerol-3-phosphate 3-phosphatidyltransferase codes for MNLPNKITISRIISTPVFLGLFLFIKSHPGNIVLLSLLWLLYLAGEFSDILDGYIARKYNLVSDVGKLLDPFADVISRVTMFLCLTHVGMMPVWIFAIIIYRELGITFLRMMMLGKGKAQGARIGGKLKAWFYFFSGFIGLIYYTMLNVGIGSNSYPLMNGVTLVVFILAALSSVLSFIDYFRVFLKMQSSK; via the coding sequence ATGAATTTACCAAACAAAATAACTATTTCCAGAATCATTTCAACGCCTGTCTTCTTGGGGCTTTTTCTTTTTATCAAAAGCCATCCAGGTAATATTGTTTTATTATCATTGCTTTGGTTGCTTTATCTAGCAGGAGAATTTTCCGATATTCTAGATGGGTATATTGCTCGTAAGTATAACTTAGTAAGTGATGTAGGCAAGTTATTAGATCCCTTTGCGGATGTCATTAGTCGGGTAACAATGTTTTTGTGTTTGACTCATGTTGGGATGATGCCTGTTTGGATTTTTGCTATTATTATATATCGGGAACTAGGTATTACATTTCTTAGAATGATGATGCTTGGTAAAGGTAAGGCCCAAGGTGCTCGTATAGGTGGTAAGCTTAAGGCCTGGTTTTACTTTTTCTCTGGATTCATTGGATTGATCTATTACACAATGCTTAATGTTGGCATAGGTTCCAATAGCTATCCCCTTATGAATGGAGTTACTTTAGTGGTCTTTATTTTAGCTGCTTTGAGCTCTGTATTGTCTTTTATTGACTACTTTCGGGTATTCCTTAAAATGCAATCTAGTAAATAG
- a CDS encoding phosphopentomutase yields MRATILVIDSFGIGAMPDADKYGDVGANTALHILESNQGKSWPTLKKLGLGNASQVLGPNLPGCEAVASPLASYGVMSEKSPGKDTTTGHWEIAGMPLEKAFYTFPPEYPSFPDKLIAVFKERTGLDILGNKAASGTVIINELGEEHMKTGKPICYTSADSVFQIAAHEDIISVEELYKLCEITRELCNEYGIARVIARPFIGSPGNFTRTAGRHDYSIALPSISLGEHLQNNGVKTIAVGKISDIFAGIGFDNSYPDKGNPACLARTKELLDHDSDDNEFVFVNLVDTDMVYGHRRDPIGYYESVKATDDWLADIVDNLPDGDVLIITGDHGCDPTYKGSDHTREFVPLLWLNKTEAGQNLGIRTSFSDIAQSLCKYYGIPSMKTGKAI; encoded by the coding sequence ATGAGAGCCACAATTCTGGTTATTGATAGTTTTGGTATAGGGGCTATGCCTGATGCTGATAAGTATGGTGATGTGGGTGCTAATACAGCTTTACATATATTAGAATCAAACCAAGGTAAATCTTGGCCTACTTTAAAAAAACTGGGATTAGGCAATGCCAGCCAGGTATTGGGTCCTAATCTTCCCGGTTGTGAAGCTGTTGCTTCTCCTCTAGCCAGTTATGGAGTGATGTCAGAAAAATCTCCTGGTAAAGATACAACGACGGGGCATTGGGAGATAGCAGGAATGCCCCTTGAGAAAGCCTTCTATACATTTCCTCCAGAATACCCCAGTTTTCCAGATAAACTAATCGCTGTTTTTAAAGAACGAACTGGTCTAGATATTTTAGGTAATAAAGCTGCCAGTGGAACAGTTATCATTAACGAATTAGGGGAAGAACATATGAAGACAGGTAAACCTATATGTTATACGTCCGCTGATTCTGTCTTTCAGATTGCTGCTCATGAAGATATTATTTCTGTGGAAGAGCTCTATAAACTTTGTGAGATTACCAGAGAGTTGTGTAATGAATATGGTATTGCCCGAGTTATTGCCAGGCCTTTTATAGGATCTCCAGGGAATTTTACTAGAACAGCTGGAAGACATGATTATTCTATTGCCTTGCCTAGTATCTCTTTAGGGGAACATCTTCAGAATAATGGTGTGAAGACAATTGCTGTTGGTAAGATTAGTGATATTTTTGCCGGCATAGGTTTTGATAATAGTTATCCTGATAAAGGTAATCCTGCCTGTTTAGCTAGAACAAAAGAATTGTTAGACCATGATAGTGATGATAATGAGTTTGTTTTTGTAAATTTAGTTGATACTGATATGGTTTATGGTCATAGAAGAGATCCTATTGGTTATTATGAATCGGTTAAAGCTACTGATGATTGGTTAGCCGATATTGTTGATAATCTTCCTGATGGGGATGTTCTTATTATTACAGGGGATCATGGCTGTGATCCTACTTATAAAGGTTCTGACCATACTAGAGAGTTTGTACCACTTTTATGGCTTAATAAGACTGAAGCAGGACAGAATCTGGGCATTCGAACTAGCTTTTCTGATATTGCCCAATCCCTTTGTAAATATTATGGGATTCCGTCCATGAAGACAGGAAAAGCCATTTAA
- a CDS encoding ABC transporter permease, which yields MKLNRQVVIGLIAVLLGLLAGAILMLFSGNNPIMGYWYLFRGGLMNVERLGNTIATATTLIMTGLSVAFAFRTGLFNIGTPGQMLIGGLTATSVALTIAVPKVILLPLILVAAIIGGGIWGSIPGLLKARFNVNEVVSSIMMNWVAYWVVYYSVPAFFKGAYLETESRKIPDAASLKVEWLTNLFHGSYINLGLLVALLSILFVWIVLNKTTMGFELKAAGFNRHGAEYAGMNVQRNIVVSMVIAGALSGLAGATHYLGYASNMQIGILPSQGYDGIAVSLLGANAPFGVLASALFFGLLHSGKGFMNAMTDIPPEIGDTIIAIIIYFAATSVLIERLINRFAKRKEVVK from the coding sequence GTGAAACTAAATAGACAGGTTGTAATAGGGTTAATAGCCGTCTTACTGGGGCTTTTAGCTGGTGCCATTTTGATGTTATTTTCTGGAAATAACCCCATTATGGGGTATTGGTATTTATTTCGTGGCGGTTTGATGAATGTTGAACGTTTAGGTAATACTATTGCCACAGCTACCACGTTAATAATGACTGGATTGTCTGTTGCCTTTGCATTTAGAACAGGTTTATTTAATATAGGTACACCAGGACAGATGCTTATAGGAGGCCTCACAGCTACTTCTGTAGCTTTAACAATAGCTGTACCAAAAGTTATTTTACTACCACTTATCTTAGTTGCTGCTATTATTGGTGGGGGTATTTGGGGATCTATTCCTGGTCTTCTAAAAGCTCGGTTTAATGTTAATGAAGTTGTTTCTTCAATAATGATGAATTGGGTGGCCTATTGGGTTGTTTACTATTCCGTACCTGCCTTCTTTAAAGGGGCTTATTTAGAGACGGAATCTAGAAAAATCCCAGATGCTGCATCACTAAAAGTGGAATGGCTAACCAATCTTTTTCATGGTTCCTATATAAACTTAGGTTTACTTGTGGCTTTATTATCCATCCTTTTTGTGTGGATCGTATTAAATAAAACAACAATGGGTTTCGAATTGAAAGCCGCCGGATTTAATCGTCATGGTGCAGAATATGCAGGAATGAATGTTCAACGTAATATTGTTGTCTCCATGGTCATTGCTGGTGCCTTGTCAGGTTTAGCAGGAGCAACCCATTACCTAGGTTATGCTAGTAATATGCAAATTGGTATATTACCTTCCCAGGGCTATGATGGCATCGCCGTATCGCTTCTCGGTGCAAATGCTCCCTTTGGGGTCTTAGCTTCAGCACTTTTCTTTGGGCTACTCCATTCTGGCAAGGGTTTTATGAATGCTATGACTGATATACCTCCTGAGATAGGAGATACCATAATAGCCATTATTATTTACTTTGCGGCAACGAGTGTATTGATAGAGAGATTGATTAATAGATTTGCCAAGAGAAAAGAGGTGGTCAAGTAA
- a CDS encoding NUDIX domain-containing protein yields MRSYFFRQFLIHDIPEEYKKKGIKWEQKVLHLHPDQIIIIQKSGFESNLVTIDRSGLVPHKDIEKMNKRDFHLLWDKIRNRYLEGDVYYLTIDSVNMFIIEYSFGYQSFAVCELIFENIEESIKYKKQPFFTAEVTFDSRFFYKNMIQTPRSAVEVISDKGIRDLSVGTIPFLWEEGVLKVVLVTNRRGNHWIFPKGSIEKNKTMQEVALMEANEEAGIEGIIVDDCPILIPYSKGDKSINLLAYPILVNSIKKKWLEERFRQRKVVDIQTAFSLIDQKGMIDSLRFLQLNAQKYQLYIDHR; encoded by the coding sequence ATGAGATCTTATTTTTTTAGACAATTCTTAATTCATGATATTCCAGAAGAATATAAAAAAAAGGGAATTAAGTGGGAACAGAAAGTTCTCCATCTTCATCCTGATCAAATTATTATTATTCAAAAAAGTGGTTTCGAAAGCAACTTAGTTACAATAGACCGTTCTGGCCTAGTCCCTCATAAAGATATTGAAAAAATGAATAAAAGAGATTTTCATTTGCTTTGGGATAAAATTCGCAATCGCTATCTTGAAGGTGATGTATATTATTTAACAATCGACTCTGTAAATATGTTCATTATTGAGTATTCTTTTGGTTATCAATCCTTTGCCGTTTGTGAATTGATATTTGAAAACATAGAGGAATCTATCAAATATAAAAAGCAGCCTTTTTTTACCGCAGAAGTGACTTTCGATTCCCGTTTTTTTTACAAAAATATGATACAAACACCACGTTCTGCGGTTGAAGTAATAAGCGATAAAGGAATTCGTGATCTCAGTGTTGGAACTATTCCGTTCTTATGGGAAGAAGGAGTTCTTAAAGTCGTACTGGTCACGAATAGAAGAGGGAATCACTGGATTTTTCCTAAAGGCTCTATTGAAAAGAATAAGACCATGCAAGAAGTAGCATTAATGGAAGCTAACGAAGAAGCAGGTATTGAAGGCATCATCGTGGATGATTGTCCTATATTAATTCCTTATTCCAAAGGTGATAAGAGTATTAATTTGTTGGCTTATCCAATATTAGTTAACAGTATAAAGAAGAAATGGCTGGAGGAACGTTTTCGCCAGAGAAAGGTGGTAGATATCCAAACAGCCTTTTCCTTAATTGACCAAAAGGGAATGATTGATAGTCTGAGATTTTTACAATTGAATGCTCAAAAGTATCAATTGTATATTGACCATAGATAA
- a CDS encoding ABC transporter ATP-binding protein codes for MSFVVEMLNIRKEFPGIVANDDITVCLNKGEVLALLGENGAGKSTLMSILFGLYQPDRGIIKIKGKEVSITNPNLANDLGIGMVHQHFKLVHNFTITENIVLGMEPKKGLSLNLDSAAKKIKALSEQYNLNVDPYAKIEDVSVGMQQRVEILKMLYRDAEVLIFDEPTAVLTPQEIKELMKIIDTLRQEGKSIILITHKLKEIKSVADRCSIIRRGQLIDTVEVKNTTEAEMAEKMVGRIVNFTVDKEDKVAGDSVLVIEGLNVNDNRNVPVVKDFAIEVKAGEILGLAGVDGNGQTELVEAISGLRAIESGKITINGTDISSFSVRERLAMGMGHIPEDRQKRGLILDYSLEDNIILENYKNEPYSKKGFLKRAAITAQANRIIDLFDVRSGKGPKTITRSMSGGNQQKAIVGREIDNDPEVMIAVQPTRGLDVGSIEYIHKRLVELRDNGKAVLLVSLELDEILDLSDRIAIINCGELVGLVNAKETNENEVGIMMAGIRKGESSETK; via the coding sequence ATGAGTTTTGTTGTTGAAATGTTAAATATAAGGAAAGAATTTCCGGGCATTGTCGCAAATGATGACATCACAGTTTGTCTGAATAAAGGTGAAGTGTTGGCATTATTAGGCGAAAATGGGGCAGGAAAGTCTACTTTAATGAGTATTCTCTTTGGTTTGTACCAACCCGATAGAGGGATCATTAAAATTAAAGGAAAAGAGGTGAGTATTACCAATCCTAATCTAGCTAATGATTTAGGCATTGGAATGGTCCATCAGCATTTTAAGTTGGTTCACAACTTTACTATTACTGAGAATATTGTTTTGGGGATGGAACCGAAGAAAGGTCTGTCTCTTAATCTTGATAGTGCTGCAAAAAAAATTAAAGCCTTAAGTGAACAATATAACCTAAATGTTGATCCTTATGCCAAGATAGAAGATGTTAGTGTTGGAATGCAACAACGTGTTGAAATTCTTAAAATGCTCTATCGGGATGCTGAAGTTCTTATCTTTGATGAGCCCACGGCTGTTTTAACACCTCAAGAGATTAAGGAACTAATGAAGATCATTGATACTTTACGTCAAGAAGGTAAATCAATCATCTTAATCACCCACAAGCTAAAAGAGATAAAATCTGTAGCTGATAGATGCTCCATTATTCGTAGAGGGCAATTGATCGATACGGTTGAAGTAAAAAACACCACCGAAGCTGAAATGGCTGAAAAGATGGTAGGCCGTATTGTTAATTTTACCGTTGATAAAGAAGATAAGGTAGCAGGTGATTCTGTATTAGTTATTGAAGGTTTAAATGTTAATGATAACAGGAATGTACCTGTTGTTAAGGATTTCGCCATCGAAGTTAAAGCGGGTGAAATCTTGGGTTTAGCTGGTGTTGATGGTAATGGACAAACGGAATTAGTTGAAGCTATATCTGGTTTGAGAGCTATTGAGTCTGGTAAAATCACTATTAATGGTACGGATATTAGTTCTTTTAGTGTTCGAGAACGTCTTGCTATGGGTATGGGCCATATCCCTGAAGACAGACAGAAACGTGGCCTTATCCTCGACTATTCCCTAGAAGATAATATTATCCTGGAAAACTATAAAAATGAACCCTACAGCAAAAAGGGGTTCCTGAAAAGAGCAGCCATTACAGCACAGGCTAATCGAATTATTGATCTCTTTGATGTCCGTTCAGGTAAAGGACCTAAAACTATTACCAGATCTATGTCAGGTGGAAACCAGCAAAAAGCTATTGTTGGACGTGAAATAGATAACGACCCAGAAGTCATGATTGCTGTACAACCAACACGCGGTTTGGATGTAGGAAGTATTGAATATATTCATAAAAGGCTTGTAGAGTTGAGGGATAATGGAAAAGCTGTCCTTTTAGTCTCATTAGAATTGGATGAGATTCTTGATCTATCTGATAGAATAGCCATTATAAACTGTGGTGAATTGGTTGGATTGGTTAATGCAAAAGAAACTAATGAAAACGAAGTAGGTATTATGATGGCTGGTATTCGTAAAGGTGAAAGCAGTGAAACTAAATAG
- a CDS encoding YgjV family protein — protein MLQIPLIEWLGFLASLIVAVSLTMTSVVRLRIINTIGSLIFSIYGFIIGAYPVFVLNGFIVIVNVIYLIKMYRTKDFFEIIDCSQQDAYMSYFEKHYSQDIMHFFPDSGKEATADVNSYLILKNSQPIGLLKGVNNDSNFVIDVDYVIPEYRDFKTGKFLFHYNKQFFADKGIRVVSISTDQPNHIAYIKRLGFTQKESKNLYQLNI, from the coding sequence ATGTTACAAATTCCCTTAATAGAATGGTTAGGTTTTTTAGCATCTTTGATAGTTGCTGTTAGCTTAACGATGACATCTGTTGTTAGATTAAGAATCATCAATACCATTGGATCATTAATTTTTTCCATTTATGGATTTATAATTGGAGCCTATCCCGTATTTGTGCTCAATGGTTTTATTGTTATTGTAAATGTCATCTATTTGATAAAAATGTACAGAACCAAAGATTTCTTTGAAATCATCGATTGTTCTCAACAAGATGCTTACATGAGTTATTTTGAAAAGCACTATAGTCAGGATATTATGCACTTTTTTCCTGATAGTGGTAAAGAAGCAACAGCTGATGTGAATTCCTATTTAATACTAAAGAATAGTCAACCCATTGGTCTATTAAAAGGTGTCAACAATGATTCTAATTTTGTTATAGATGTTGACTATGTTATCCCTGAATATCGTGACTTTAAAACAGGAAAGTTTCTATTTCACTATAACAAACAGTTCTTTGCAGACAAAGGTATTAGGGTTGTCTCTATATCCACTGATCAGCCAAATCATATCGCCTATATAAAACGTCTGGGATTTACCCAAAAAGAGTCCAAAAACCTGTATCAACTGAATATTTAG
- a CDS encoding ABC transporter permease has protein sequence MYQIIEQIFPYAIAYTVPLLITSLGGLFSERSGVVNIGLEGLMIVGAFTSAFIISVLQDIMPGGAVWVGLLAAVLAGAIFSLLHAFASINLNADQVISGTAINMMAAALTVYIARNITGSGNIQIKFGLDRLDIPLLSKIPFLGPLFFSQAYMTTWLVLLILLAGWYVLYKTPLGLRIRACGENPHAADAAGINVYAIRYVGVVVSGAFAALGGAIIIVTYSGEFNGGVAGLGFLALASLIFGQWKPLGILGATFFFGFASTIANVSQVMPSLSSIPPILLKIFPYVVTLFALVFFSKTTQAPKASGEPFDKGKR, from the coding sequence ATGTACCAAATAATTGAACAAATATTTCCTTATGCCATTGCCTATACTGTTCCTTTGCTGATTACTTCTTTGGGTGGTTTGTTTAGTGAACGAAGTGGGGTTGTTAATATTGGTTTGGAGGGATTAATGATAGTAGGAGCCTTTACTTCTGCTTTCATTATTTCTGTACTGCAAGATATTATGCCTGGCGGGGCTGTCTGGGTAGGATTATTAGCAGCCGTATTAGCTGGTGCTATTTTTTCTTTACTCCATGCTTTTGCGAGTATTAACCTTAATGCTGATCAAGTAATAAGTGGTACAGCAATTAATATGATGGCTGCTGCCCTTACTGTATATATTGCTAGAAATATAACAGGAAGTGGAAACATACAAATCAAGTTTGGTTTAGACCGTTTGGATATCCCCCTATTAAGTAAAATTCCCTTTTTAGGTCCATTGTTCTTTTCACAGGCTTATATGACAACCTGGCTTGTTTTATTAATACTTCTGGCTGGCTGGTATGTTTTGTATAAAACCCCTTTGGGTTTGAGAATACGTGCTTGTGGAGAGAATCCGCATGCCGCAGATGCCGCCGGAATAAATGTATATGCCATCCGTTATGTTGGTGTTGTCGTATCTGGTGCTTTTGCTGCTTTGGGTGGTGCTATTATAATAGTTACTTATAGTGGGGAATTCAATGGTGGTGTTGCAGGGTTAGGTTTCTTAGCACTAGCTTCTCTTATTTTTGGGCAATGGAAACCTTTAGGTATTTTAGGTGCTACATTCTTTTTCGGTTTTGCTAGTACTATTGCTAATGTTTCTCAAGTTATGCCAAGCTTGTCTTCAATACCTCCTATTTTATTGAAGATATTCCCATATGTAGTTACTTTATTCGCTTTGGTTTTCTTTTCTAAGACTACTCAAGCCCCAAAGGCATCTGGAGAGCCTTTTGATAAAGGTAAACGTTAA
- the deoC gene encoding deoxyribose-phosphate aldolase gives MDVKELVSYFDHTILKATATKTDVVKLCEEAKEYDFASVCVNPAWVSLCSKTLKGTNVKVCTVIGFPLGANHSDVKAFETKQAIKEGAQEVDMVINVGALLEGNDNLVLKDIQSVVTAANGTLVKVILETCYLNNEQIVKACELSVQAGADFVKTSTGFGTGGATKEHVALMASTVKGKAKVKASGGIRTLEDTLTMINNGADRIGASAGVAIIKEMQGVVNESHNSGY, from the coding sequence ATGGATGTTAAAGAATTAGTTTCCTACTTTGATCATACAATACTGAAGGCAACAGCTACAAAAACAGATGTTGTTAAACTTTGTGAAGAAGCGAAGGAATATGACTTTGCTTCTGTTTGTGTTAATCCTGCATGGGTAAGTCTTTGTTCTAAAACACTTAAAGGAACAAATGTTAAGGTTTGTACTGTAATAGGTTTTCCTCTGGGAGCTAATCATTCTGACGTCAAAGCTTTTGAAACCAAACAAGCCATTAAAGAAGGAGCTCAAGAGGTCGACATGGTGATCAATGTTGGAGCCTTATTAGAAGGTAATGACAACTTGGTTCTTAAAGATATTCAATCTGTTGTGACAGCCGCTAATGGTACACTGGTAAAAGTTATCCTGGAAACTTGTTATTTAAATAATGAACAAATCGTAAAGGCCTGTGAACTATCCGTACAAGCTGGTGCTGATTTTGTTAAGACTTCAACTGGTTTTGGAACTGGTGGAGCTACCAAAGAACATGTAGCACTAATGGCTTCCACCGTAAAAGGAAAAGCAAAAGTAAAAGCCAGCGGTGGAATACGGACTTTGGAAGATACTTTAACAATGATAAACAACGGTGCTGACCGTATAGGTGCGAGTGCTGGTGTAGCAATTATTAAAGAAATGCAAGGAGTAGTGAATGAGAGCCACAATTCTGGTTATTGA
- a CDS encoding TIGR00266 family protein, whose amino-acid sequence MTYSIENQPVFTTVTVKLDAGETIKAEGGAMISMTSNIDLKSKSSGKGIFGMIKAAIGGEGLLQTHFTAEGESGEVTFAPKAPGDVLAVDVSDKTIFAQNGAWMAGSTEVQMSAQGSLKAMASGEGLFLQKIYGKGTVFLSSFGSIIEKELAPGETYILDTGNMLAYEETVSQRVRKASKGLISSFTSKEGLVAEFTGPGKVWMETRNLKGFAGVISSLTGSKFSVK is encoded by the coding sequence ATGACCTATTCTATCGAAAACCAGCCAGTTTTCACGACAGTAACTGTTAAGCTTGATGCTGGAGAAACAATTAAGGCAGAAGGTGGAGCCATGATATCTATGACTTCCAATATAGACCTTAAATCCAAATCTTCAGGTAAAGGTATTTTCGGCATGATTAAAGCCGCTATAGGTGGAGAAGGATTGCTTCAAACTCATTTTACTGCGGAAGGAGAATCAGGTGAAGTGACTTTTGCTCCTAAAGCTCCCGGAGATGTTCTAGCTGTGGATGTGTCTGATAAAACAATCTTTGCACAAAACGGTGCATGGATGGCTGGATCTACAGAAGTTCAGATGTCTGCCCAGGGTTCTCTTAAAGCTATGGCTTCAGGAGAAGGATTATTCCTTCAAAAGATCTATGGTAAAGGAACAGTGTTTCTAAGTTCTTTTGGTTCTATTATTGAAAAAGAACTAGCTCCTGGTGAAACATACATTTTAGATACTGGAAACATGTTGGCATATGAAGAAACAGTTTCTCAGAGAGTAAGAAAAGCTTCCAAAGGCTTGATTTCTTCCTTTACATCCAAAGAAGGACTAGTAGCCGAGTTCACAGGACCAGGAAAAGTATGGATGGAAACACGTAACCTTAAAGGTTTTGCAGGTGTTATTAGTAGTCTTACTGGTTCAAAGTTCTCTGTTAAATAA
- a CDS encoding BMP family lipoprotein, whose amino-acid sequence MTLCLAGGLFANGAQEGSAKKGLKVGMVTDSGTIDDKSFNQGTWEGILKAQENYGIAPKYLKPVGTTEADYLKEIGNLYDAGFKFIVTPGFKFESAIFAAQDKYADAKFVIIDGEPHSADYSEYRINDNVVAIYFSEQESGFVAAVAAALQMKEAEFGFIGGMEIPAVQKFNWGFQQGLKYANENLGTKITLNPENVIYQGTFDDVAGGQQIAAQMYAKGVKVIFTAAGGVGIGAINEAKTRVKAGSDVWVIGVDSDQYNDGIYEGTKSVILTSAMKRVDVVTTEMVAAELEGSFPGGQVLRYDATHNAVGIPQENPNLSEDVQAQVASVFAKLQAGAITVSAEQGDLIK is encoded by the coding sequence ATGACGTTGTGTCTTGCAGGCGGATTGTTCGCGAATGGGGCTCAAGAGGGCTCTGCTAAAAAAGGTTTAAAAGTTGGTATGGTTACTGACTCAGGAACTATTGATGACAAATCATTCAACCAAGGAACTTGGGAAGGTATTTTAAAAGCTCAAGAAAACTATGGTATAGCTCCTAAGTATTTGAAGCCCGTTGGAACTACTGAAGCGGATTACCTTAAGGAAATTGGTAACCTTTATGATGCCGGTTTTAAATTTATTGTAACTCCAGGTTTTAAATTCGAATCTGCTATTTTTGCTGCACAAGATAAATATGCTGATGCAAAATTCGTTATTATCGATGGCGAACCACATAGTGCTGATTATAGTGAATACCGGATAAATGACAATGTTGTAGCTATCTACTTTTCTGAACAAGAGTCTGGATTTGTAGCTGCTGTTGCTGCTGCCCTTCAAATGAAAGAAGCAGAATTTGGTTTTATAGGAGGTATGGAAATTCCTGCTGTACAAAAATTCAACTGGGGATTCCAACAGGGACTTAAGTATGCTAATGAAAACTTAGGAACTAAAATCACACTTAATCCAGAAAATGTTATATATCAAGGTACTTTTGATGATGTAGCAGGTGGTCAACAAATCGCTGCTCAAATGTATGCTAAAGGTGTAAAAGTTATTTTTACAGCGGCAGGTGGAGTAGGTATTGGTGCTATTAATGAAGCTAAAACAAGAGTTAAAGCTGGTAGCGATGTTTGGGTAATCGGTGTTGATAGTGATCAATATAATGATGGTATATATGAAGGAACTAAATCTGTAATTCTTACTTCTGCTATGAAGAGAGTTGATGTTGTAACTACTGAGATGGTAGCTGCTGAATTAGAAGGTAGCTTCCCTGGTGGACAAGTCCTTCGTTATGATGCCACTCATAATGCTGTTGGTATTCCACAAGAAAATCCCAATCTGTCAGAAGATGTGCAAGCTCAAGTAGCTAGTGTTTTTGCTAAGCTTCAAGCAGGAGCTATTACAGTATCTGCTGAGCAAGGTGATTTAATTAAATAA